In one Magallana gigas chromosome 7, xbMagGiga1.1, whole genome shotgun sequence genomic region, the following are encoded:
- the LOC105333578 gene encoding F-box and WD repeat domain containing protein 10B, with protein MLEVCNLNSGMDSLPNLVNNSMKHPSASLEVFEFNIGKAPSLRCASSQQAISCGECETCLLSDRMKNAKEFFPKMGDHSRKRFMLGLMRRFHSVDLLHQMVSLLQPLSCKDFTYSRSRAAPSLDTDMTTFSSDRAMDLMEVERFITGTWMWFQKAMYWTKANFALSLLQLCDSSLLHTLSSQARTLLITEEKATSIAAEADYVESASIPDTEYSFHSEEHADIHIHSMVSPHYSKPTTHPITGNKLFLDDVIENDDSGTESESELSSVDPACMVIPTSSKAFSGVARHKDFIRCLPVHLAKYILKLLDKTSLSHALLVSQNWRALVLEVHDEERINQLLEEDVMLMQGAAAQGVNHQYAKDIDVPVPNLFPGTRTVITTDEEVISPTYLQEVNFSNAYSGVSTRNVIMEERNVYCGTYNVMVLSMTEDHHRVIHTDGGQNISIGSKDRKIRFIDRDSGNDLPLVISGHAGSIRCVHICTDRGIVLSGSYDTSIRMWSAETGTCKRIFRGHRDTILSILVLDDYLASGSKDNSCKIWNMQTGKCQRTFKHKAPVWAVAISHELCITGCEQGKVKVWDIKSGDLVKVLARHHGQITSIKFDRWHIITGSKDGYALVWSAQGEYARCLNALRHPKSVLCLEFQYLRVITGSADGRLRIWNMITGQCCRIMRGNSASDPIQSIIAIDDRITLNTSKNLIELRFENVEWDYTLENDKIPSAVKYSSYSDAPIRPQPYPYIRAQRMKRAGASNTKIIHHDPKKKSRKPPNILQMNLYAKQIPHSAKCLSQKSLESARLIQSAAPESGYESGPSPTAMEHRPSSDKHTISSSRSFPTKPPKAPRPSTFKSATSQPSVVIADPLCKHYDDDDDDVHEPMSLKRRVSWAFDQSVFPKTKDISLSETKALLRSQMRMKAESIVPPDFIYLTVNAIQSSMQSSETATNTKKNVRAMVSGLDGFKRPSSSPSKIDPRTKVPVDELGIDKFKHKTEEVETISEFSDTKSFKSLKSSKAKESEQLPGRGRERYATPCEIKPTKTKIRMSLHPKKVKTTVPIGRSIRPVSAAAHRQEQREEDTTGRPVTAPTLRRPDTAISDVPSTIASALPGVIPPQKKQPMGISSSMHDVNLVPMKMYPKDMKEKLSALIQEKRRAKSETMLRSASDTAIGKVSQYNDPMRSHVKFELRTYEQEKEFISNIETMYIEKQQRDEELMEKKKRAAWLAKAASRPSTVIPNQRSGAAPGSARPNTVHGTKPNR; from the exons ATGCTAGAGGTCTGCAACCTTAACTCAGGGATGGACAGTTTGCCAAATCTGGTCAACAACAGCATGAAGCACCCCAGCGCCAGCCTGGAGGTGTTTGAGTTTAACATTGGGAAGGCCCCAAGTCTGCGCTGTGCTAGCAGCCAGCAGGCCATTAGTTGTGGGGAGTGTGAGACCTGTCTCCTGAGTGACCGCATGAAGAATGCCAAGGAGTTCTTCCCCAAGATGGGTGACCATTCTAGGAAGCGGTTTATGCTGGGTCTGATGCGTCGCTTCCACAGCGTGGACCTGTTACACCAGATGGTCAGTCTGCTACAGCCACTGTCCTGTAAGGACTTCACCTACTCCCGCAGTCGTGCGGCCCCGAGTCTGGACACGGACATGACCACATTTAGTTCGGACCGCGCCATGGATTTGATGGAAGTGGAGCGATTTATCACGGGAACCTGGATGTGGTTCCAGAAGGCCATGTACTGGACCAAGGCTAACTTTGCCCTGTCTCTGCTTCAGCTTTGTGACAGCTCCCTGCTTCACACCCTGAGTTCACAGGCCCGGACCCTCCTCATCACCGAGGAGAAAGCCACGTCAATAGCTGCAG AGGCAGACTATGTGGAGTCGGCGTCGATCCCAGACACAGAGTATTCCTTCCACAGCGAGGAGCACGCAGACATCCACATCCACTCCATGGTGTCTCCACACTACAGCAAGCCCACAACCCACCCAATCACCGGCAACAAACTCTTCCTTGATGACGTCATCGAAAATGACGACAGCGGAACCGAGAGCGAATCCGAGCTGTCGTCTGTTGACCCCGCCTGCATGGTCATTCCCACGTCTTCCAAGGCTTTCTCGGGGGTCGCACGTCACAAAGACTTCATTCGATGTCTGCCCGTGCATCTGGCCAAGTATATTCTCAAGTTACTGGACAAAACGTCACTTAGCCACGCCCTGTTGGTCAGTCAGAACTGGAGGGCTCTTGTGCTGGAAGTTCATGACGAGGAGCGGATCAACCAGCTCTTGGAGGAAGATGTTATGCTAATGCAG GGGGCGGCGGCCCAGGGCGTGAACCATCAGTACGCCAAGGACATCGATGTTCCGGTCCCTAACCTGTTTCCGGGGACACGGACGGTGATCACCACGGACGAGGAGGTGATTAGCCCCACCTATCTACAGGAAGTAAACTTCAGTAACGCCTACAGCGGGGTCTCCACACGTAACGTCATTATGGAGGAGAGGAATGTCTACTGCGGCACTTACAACGTCATGGTGCTGTCAATGAC TGAGGATCATCACCGAGTAATACACACTGACGGAGGACAGAACATCTCCATCGGATCCAAGGACCGGAAGATCCGGTTCATAGACCGGGACAGCGGCAACGACTTGCCTCTTGTCATTTCTGGTCACGCCGGAAGTATCCGATGCGTTCATATTTGCACGGACCGCGGAATCGTCCTGAGTGGGAGTTATGACACCAGCATCAG GATGTGGAGCGCGGAGACGGGCACCTGTAAGCGGATTTTCCGGGGACACCGGGACACGATCCTCTCCATTCTGGTCCTGGATGACTACCTCGCCTCAGGGTCAAAGGATAACTCCTGCAAAA TATGGAACATGCAGACGGGCAAGTGCCAGAGGACGTTCAAACACAAGGCGCCGGTGTGGGCGGTCGCCATCAGCCATGAACTGTGTATCACGGGCTGTGAGCAGGGCAAGGTTAAAGTGTGGGACATCAAGTCAGGGGACCTTGTCAAG GTGCTGGCAAGACATCACGGTCAAATCACTTCGATCAAATTTGACCGCTGGCACATCATAACCGGAAGCAAGGACGGGTACGCCCTGGTGTGGAGCGCCCAGGGGGAGTACGCTCGCTGTCTCAACGCACTTAGACATCCAAA ATCGGTCCTGTGCCTGGAATTTCAATATTTACGAGTCATTACCGGATCAGCTGATGGACGCCTCCGGATCTGGAACATGATCACCGGACAGTGCTGCCGGATCATGCGTGGAAACAGCGCCAGTGATCCCATTCAGTCGATCATCGCCATAGATGACAG AATTACACTAAATACAAGCAAGAATCTCATAGAACTGAGGTTTGAAAATGTGGAATGGGACTACACACTGGAGAACGACAAGATTCCGTCGGCCGTCAAATACAGCTCCTACTCGGATGCTCCTATACGCCCTCAGCCCTACCCCTACATCCGCGCACAGAGGATGAAACGCGCAGGCGCCAGTAATACCAAAATCATCCACCACGATCCCAAGAAGAAGAGCCGCAAGCCGCCCAACATTCTACAGATGAATCTGTACGCCAAGCAGATCCCACACAGCGCTAAATGCCTCAGTCAGAAGAGTCTGGAGAGTGCGCGGCTTATTCAGAGTGCTGCTCCGGAGTCGGGCTACGAGAGTGGCCCATCTCCTACCGCCATGGAGCACAGACCGAGCTCCGACAAACACACGATATCTTCCTCCAGGTCCTTTCCAACCAAACCCCCTAAAGCCCCGCGCCCCAGCACCTTCAAATCGGCGACCTCCCAGCCCAGCGTTGTGATAGCGGACCCGTTATGTAAACATTACGATGACGACGACGATGACGTGCATGAACCAATGTCGCTAAAGAGAAGAGTATCGTGGGCATTCGACCAATCCGTCTTCCCCAAAACAAAAGACATTTCTCTCTCAGAGACCAAGGCTTTGCTGCGGTCGCAGATGAGAATGAAAGCCGAAAGTATAGTGCCTCCCGATTTTATTTATCTCACAGTAAACGCAATACAGAGTTCAATGCAAAGTTCCGAAACCGCAACAAACACAAAAAAGAACGTGCGCGCCATGGTGTCCGGACTGGATGGATTCAAGCGTCCGTCGTCCTCCCCTAGTAAGATCGATCCCAGGACCAAGGTGCCCGTGGACGAACTGGGAATAGATAAGTTCAAGCATAAGACTGAGGAGGTGGAGACGATATCTGAGTTTTCTGACACCAAGTCCTTTAAATCTCTTAAATCGTCAAAAGCGAAGGAATCGGAGCAACTGCCTGGGCGTGGCAGGGAGCGGTATGCCACGCCGTGTGAAATAAAGCCCACCAAGACTAAGATAAGGATGAGTCTTCATCCCAAGAAAGTGAAGACTACGGTTCCAATCGGCCGGTCCATCCGCCCCGTATCGGCCGCCGCTCACAGACAGGAACAGAGGGAAGAGGACACGACAGGACGTCCGGTGACGGCGCCGACCCTGCGGCGACCGGATACCGCAATTAGCGACGTCCCGTCAACGATCGCCTCAGCTCTTCCGGGAGTCATCCCCCCGCAAAAGAAACAACCCATGGGAATATCGTCATCTATGCACGATGTAAATTTAGTGCCAATGAAAATGTATCCCAAGGACATGAAAGAGAAACTAAGCGCCCTAATTCAAGAAAAACGGCGCGCCAAGTCGGAGACGATGCTGAGATCTGCGAGCGACACAGCCATCGGTAAGGTCAGTCAGTATAACGACCCAATGCGGAGCCACGTCAAGTTTGAGCTGCGGACCTATGAACAGGAGAAGGAATTCATAAGTAACATCGAAACTATGTACATTGAGAAACAGCAGAGAGACGAGGAACTGATGGAGAAGAAGAAGCGAGCCGCGTGGTTAGCTAAAGCTGCCTCCAGGCCTAGCACCGTCATTCCGAACCAACGATCTGGTGCCGCGCCAGGATCCGCGAGACCAAACACTGTACACGGCACCAAACCAAACAGGTGA